TAGTTTGCGAATAGTCGACAATTTTTGCTCCGGTAGTAGCGAAACGGAAAAACACGAATGGTAAACGTGTATCGAGCAGAAAAACACTAAGCATAAAATCGTACTCATATTGGTCGCGGCCGCGATACAAATAATTCATCGAGTGAAAAGCACTAGCACTGCCGATCGTATCGATATCGAATTCCAACATTGTCcagtataaattttttcacaagtacattttcaacttggaagatctcgagttttttttttgaaatagcttACATAAGTTTATGCtaaaatatacgtaggtacctactcgcaGATGTACGAGTTGTTGGTATACCTGAATTTTCGAGCGCGAGGACGAATCTGACGCGAGCCAAGATCGAGCCAATGCTAAAAAGTATATAAACTCGGCGACACTTTGTTTGTGCAATACCCAAATAACATCGTGGTACTTTTACCAGATCTGATTTGATTATTCAATCGATCGAGTGATCGTTGCTGAAAAATAGTAGgttggtggtggtggtggtggtggtggtatcTTCGTGAAATATATATCAAGCGCATAGTCCAATTACAATATTTACGTAGATAGCATGGAAGTGGGTGAAGGAACCAAAACGTAATTAATTACTAATCAATTATACAACAAATTTGTCGGTATTTGCTCGAGAAAATACCTTATTGCTTAAAGTACCTAGATAGACTTTTATGAGCGGCAAACTGATCTGTAGTCTACATAGTTAGGTACACGGTACAcaaattcttccattttttttcgccTGTTGACTCGTTACGATTTCATGGTTTTACAAGTCGGTGCTTCTGTACCAACaataggtaaggtaaggtacctCTTCATTAATTGCGAGTAGGTAGATAAATGTTTTacggtaggtactaggtagataataatgaaaaatttatcgtaCCTCGAGATGGAAGCTGATATGTACTAATAGTGGTATTGGTATACTgcggtatacctactcgtatctttGTATGTACTTGAGATAGCTGTACCTACACAATGGTTAAATCTATACCGAATATCTACTTACTTCTACTTAGtatttacttatacctactttgtTTCAGGACACGTGGAGCATTTCTCATTTGAAAATACAACCTCGGATGTAACTGCGATAGCGTTGTCATTTTATTCCGGATTATTCGCTTATAACGGATGGTAAGAGAGGCGCTGCCCTAATTATAACATTTAATGGACTTGTAATTTTACCAATAGGTACAGTGGTGTGAAAATTATTAGACTAGCGCAATTTTTTGCTACTACACAAAcagatttttggggaaatacgtactatttaatgaaataaactgattttgaattttttatatcataTCATTGACCACaaggaacacttttttttggtttggaagcattcatttactttataaaaaaatttctagttgtaaaatgaaatttcacgaatttggaaaaaatcagtttttcagtaatgaataattataaatttctaaatCTGGGAGTAATTAAACGTGGATTCCGATTAAATGGACTTCTATGGACATTAGCCGATGCAGATTGgccattggttttcaaaatggagCTGTATTATCGAAATGCGCCATCATTCATACTGGAATTTggagttttaaaaaagtcaaaaaaacacgtttttctattgctgatttctcaatttcaaccaaaattcaataagtGGGACACCAAAATGACCGGAATTTAGTTGCAGATCTCCTCCCGTTGACAGAATTTTGCAATCTCATTTAGCTCTCGCGAAATTCGCgaaagaatcttgaaaaatgagatttaaaaaatgcacaaaaaatcacgttttttaagCTACTTCTGCTCATGGAAGGAAAACGCGAATACCAATCGTTTCGTTCTAACCGCCATTCGATTCCTCATAAAATTTGCCTTCAGAATCAACTcccgaaaaaatttttaaaaagctattGCGATAATTTGCGATGTATtagtaatttcttttttcacaaaatcgctCATGCAGCAAAAATCGCATATAAGGCGATcttcagaaaaaagaaattactaATACATCGCAAATTATCGCAatagctttttgaaattttttttcaggagttgATTCTGAAGGTAAATTTTATGAGGAATCGAATGGCGGTTAGAGCGAAACGATTGGTATTCGCGTTATCCTTCCACGAGCAGAAGTAGcttgaaaaacgtgattttttgtgcattttttaaatctcatttttcaagattctttcGCGAATTTCGCGAGAGCTAAATGAGATTGCAAAATTCTGTCAACGGGAGGAGATCTGCAACTAAATTCCGGTCATTTTGGTGTCCCacttattgaattttggttgaaattgagaaatcagcaatagaaaaacgtgtttttttgacttttttaaaactccAAATTCCAGTATGAATGATGGCGCATTTCGATAATACAGctccattttgaaaaccaatggcCAATCTGCATCGGCTAATGTCCATAGAAGTCCATTTAATCGGAATCCACGTTTAATTACTCCCAGatttagaaatttataattattcattactgaaaaactgattttttccaaattcgtgaaatttcattttacaactagaaatttttttataaagtaaatgaatgcttccaaaccaaaaaaaagtgttccttGTGGTCAATGAtatgatataaaaaattcaaaatcagtttatttcattaaatagtacgtatttccccaaaaatctgtttatgtagtagcaaaaaattgcgctagtctaataattttcacaccactgtacctatacctatctaattcCTTTCTTTAAACTTTCGATTGGCAGGAATTATTTGAACTTCATCATCGAAGAATTACAAGATCCGATCAAGTAAGTGTGTGATTGAGTTACGTAACCGCTATAACTGCAAATAGGTAATAAGTTGGTAGTACGCTACGCAACAAACTTTTatcgtttcaactttttttttttttttttccaaaggaaTTTACCTAAAGCTATCGCCATCTCATGCGCCGTTGTTACTTTTGTCTACTTCATGACGAATGTGGCGTTTTACACGGTACTTTCTGGCAAAGAAGTGTTGGAGTCTGAAGCTGTAGCagttgtaagtacctacctacctacccaaagGTGACAAATTAACTAGCCTCAGCCTCAGCCTACATTAGCTGTTATTcggtttatcaattttttcgtcgaTTCGAGCCTCGAGGCGATTCTTCGTCACTGTAGGCggatgagtaaaaaaattgcgaaatgaacagaaaaaaaattgatatggtTGATATTAACCGTTGTAACTTTCTGATTTGATGCGGATCCGATATTACCCTAATATTGGATTGTTGTTCAACAGACCTTCTCAAATAAAGTGCTCGGTAGTATTTCGTGGATTATGCCCATTTTCGTGGCCCTCTCTACATTCGGAGCTGTAAATGGCATTCTGTTGACTTCTTCGAGGTAAAATACACATTACATACAAAGAATTAGAATAGGtattattcgtattttgaaagacGTTTCCAATGTCCATCCGGGTATTAATACATCATCTACAGCTACGGTCGGTATATACGTCATTAACGTTACAGATTATTTTTCGCTGGTGCACGAGAAGGGCAAATGCCAGAAATTTTAACAATGATTCAGCTGAAACGTATTACGCCGATGCCAGCTGTACTTTGCATAGTGAGTTTTTCAGTAGcctatatgtacgagtatttattgtCTATACACTATACACTTATACAGGCTTAGCTACACATATGCTATaccatacatacatatgtatatccAAGACGTATCCGTTACTTACTGAGTAcccactacctacctataaaattaATGGCGAATCTACGCGAACTggtgtttttttattcttcttcttttaCAGGCGATACTATCGCTTCTGTACCTGATTGTGGCGGATATATACGCGTTGATCAATTATGTAGGATTCGCTACTTGGGTGagtgtgaaatttttgtaattatttttgtcgaaatcAGTCGCTGTAGGCTGTAGTGTTGGGCTGTTACAATTGACTAATGCCTGACGTTCAAGATTAAGATTAGGTTACCtgcctacttacctacctacctacctattttctttGTTTGGTCCGCAGCTCAGTATTGGTGTCGGAGTTTTGTGTCTTCCAGTATTACGTTACACGCAACCGAATTTACCTCGTCCTATAAAAGTCAATTTGGTTTTTCCAATAGTTTATATCGTTGCTAGTGTTTTAATTACTATTGTTCCTATGATTGCTAGTCCTGTCGAGACGGGTCAGTACGCTTATCGCTTTTCTCTTATCGCTTATCGCCTGCGAGATGATTTATCGATATCGAcgctttttcactttttaggtTATGGTTGTTTGATGATTGGTACCAGTGTACCTGTTTATTTCATTCTGGTAGCTTGGAAAAATAAACCGGCGGGATTTTCTCGACTAATCGGTGAGTTTTTCCACGCTTTTATTACTAACCGGCACTCGAGGCCTGGGGTATAGGTTTAGGTAAAATAATTTGTGATATGCGTGTAAGCATTATCAACGAGGTTGGCTCTCTTACgtatctacctatgtatttatctTCGTCGACTTTTCCACAGGCGACGTTACGCGAACATTGCAGAAAATGATGAATGTTGCCGGTTCCGACAATTCGGACAGTTAGTCGTTGAATGGTGCTACCGGTGCTACGTGTGCTACGTGAACGTGTACGAGACACGAGGAATGTTGTGTTGTGCTTGCAGTTCTCAAACATACCGCGAATTGGTCGTCGTTCTCTTCTTCCATATTTTTATCatatctaaaattttcaattaacgaGTGTATATGTATTCCTAAATCTTCCTTccgacattgaaaaaaaaaaaaaaatacgtagccAAACTTGTAGGTTGCATCTCGGTACGCAGAAATAGGTATCTCGTACTCTCTACGTGATTTCATCGGGCAAAGCAAGGCGAGGTGAGACGAGACAAACGTAAGACTTTGGATGAAATTGTTTTACGAGTAATCTTCCTACTCGCAGTTTTCCATTTATAAAAACTCACGTATGTAGGAGCAACCGACTGATATTTCTGCCCGTTACCTACCACCTActggtaggtactcgtacagtCGTACATATAAATGTGAATTACCAAGATTTGTAACTCGAATAATATTTGGCTCTCGGCTCTCGCAAAATTGATCTCTTTAAAATCGTAATCCGTGAATTATTACCTACTATAAAGTTAAGTTTGATTATTTTGACAATAATAtcaaagtttttatttcaaataagtCGTAAGTGATTTATCGAGTATTACGAGGTCTAACCTCGGTTTATTATTTGTTTATGtttatgtacttgtatgtatgtataaggCGAATCCAAATTACCTATATCTACATGTATGATGTTTATAATATCTACTCAGCCTACAGAGAATTTAGATACGTGGGGATACCTATcagatatgtatgtacatgtacgtacctacctacctatcgtcTAATCGCCAGTCGGAGTCGAATTCAAttaatgaatgaaataaaatttttaatcaactttaaCTAAAATCTGTAATGCAGTTTTAAAAACTAAGTATACATAATTGCTGTaattaggtagat
This region of Planococcus citri chromosome 5, ihPlaCitr1.1, whole genome shotgun sequence genomic DNA includes:
- the LOC135847589 gene encoding Y+L amino acid transporter 2 produces the protein MANRDSVASSDEHSLKDVPLVDDGAKLANNRDNLRLEAKMTLLNGVTVIVGSIIGSGIFVSPTGVLKYTGSSNMSLIVWLSSGVFSMVGAYCYAELGCMISKTGADYAYIKETFGEFLAFVRLWVECMIVRPCSQAIVALTFSVYALKPFFEDCEPPDYLSRLLAAVCIMFLTFVNCWNVKWTTMVQDVFTFAKLFALFIIIIAGVVELFKGHVEHFSFENTTSDVTAIALSFYSGLFAYNGWNYLNFIIEELQDPIKNLPKAIAISCAVVTFVYFMTNVAFYTVLSGKEVLESEAVAVTFSNKVLGSISWIMPIFVALSTFGAVNGILLTSSRLFFAGAREGQMPEILTMIQLKRITPMPAVLCIAILSLLYLIVADIYALINYVGFATWLSIGVGVLCLPVLRYTQPNLPRPIKVNLVFPIVYIVASVLITIVPMIASPVETGYGCLMIGTSVPVYFILVAWKNKPAGFSRLIGDVTRTLQKMMNVAGSDNSDS